The Benincasa hispida cultivar B227 chromosome 9, ASM972705v1, whole genome shotgun sequence genome has a segment encoding these proteins:
- the LOC120086589 gene encoding uncharacterized protein LOC120086589 gives MGGCLGCYTKPKLKSELNEPSKGQQIQCRGLRKPSLSEDFWTTSTFDVDNSAGQSQGSMSSMSTINQMHDPHGSSGNIPNPSEFINHGLLLWNQTRQRWTGNKRSENRAPQFQEPKLDWNATYESLLGSNKPFRQPIPLGEMVDFLVDVWEQEGLYD, from the exons ATGGG TGGTTGTCTTGGATGCTACACGAAGCCGAAACTAAAATCTGAGCTGAATGAACCATCGAAAGGTCAACAAATCCAATGTCGTGGATTAAGGAAACCCAGCCTATCAGAGGATTTCTGGACTACTAGTACATTTGATGTGGACAACAGTGCAGGTCAATCACAAGGAAGTATGTCATCGATGAGTACAATCAACCAGATGCACGATCCACATGGTAGCTCGGGCAATATACCCAACCCTTCAGAGTTTATAAATCATG GCCTGCTTCTGTGGAATCAAACTAGACAACGCTGGACAGGGAATAAACGATCCGAAAACCGAGCACCGCAGTTTCAAGAACCCAAGTTAGA TTGGAATGCAACCTATGAAAGTTTACTAGGGAGCAACAAGCCATTTCGTCAACCTATTCCGCTTgga GAAATGGTAGATTTTCTTGTGGATGTATGGGAACAAGAAGGGTTGTatgattga